From Vallitalea longa, one genomic window encodes:
- a CDS encoding sulfatase family protein, whose product MGEKKRPNILFIMSDDHSANAISCYNSILSSIFKTPNLDRLGEEGKRLDGFYATNSICTPARATIMTGQYGNVNGVRTLEDKWNPLETLNLAQILQDNNYKTGMLGKWHLGCEPIGFDDYKYLTDGYGQGVYFNPSFKEKDKGEVRYEGYVSDIITDMSIDWIKNRDSDKPFFLMCHHKAPHDFWEYHERYEHLFDDIDIPIPDSLFEDRSHRSEASRDFGSSVTPRSKIRSLYEDFCKKDYITGPLENTENMTFEEKGIAAYEKYIKDYLRTVASIDDSVGRILEELENEGIIDDTIVIYTSDQGMFLGEHDYQDKRWSYEESLKAPFLIRYPKLIKEKTNSKRLVANIDIAPTLLDIAGIDIPEEMQGISVKNMLANDEPTRDAVYFRYWMHLAHRHHNPAHYGIRTDKWKLIFYYGLGLDASGASSEKTPSGWELYDMENDPKELHNLYDNPSYIETIKELKEKLIELKAKYKDQDYGYQELIEVYNSTK is encoded by the coding sequence ATGGGAGAAAAAAAACGACCAAATATTTTATTTATTATGTCAGATGATCATAGTGCTAATGCTATCAGTTGCTATAACTCAATATTATCTTCTATATTTAAAACTCCTAATCTAGATAGATTAGGAGAAGAAGGAAAACGTTTAGATGGATTCTATGCAACTAACTCTATTTGTACTCCTGCAAGAGCTACAATAATGACTGGACAATATGGCAATGTCAATGGGGTAAGAACTCTAGAAGACAAGTGGAATCCTTTAGAAACCCTTAATTTAGCTCAAATATTACAAGATAACAATTATAAGACAGGTATGCTGGGTAAATGGCATCTTGGATGCGAGCCGATAGGTTTTGATGATTATAAGTATCTAACTGATGGTTATGGTCAAGGAGTTTATTTCAACCCTTCATTCAAAGAAAAAGATAAGGGTGAAGTAAGGTATGAGGGGTACGTTAGTGATATAATCACAGATATGTCTATTGACTGGATTAAAAATAGAGACAGTGACAAGCCATTCTTCCTTATGTGTCATCACAAAGCACCACATGATTTTTGGGAATACCATGAAAGATATGAACACTTATTTGATGATATAGATATTCCAATTCCAGATAGCCTTTTTGAAGATAGAAGTCATAGAAGCGAAGCATCAAGAGACTTTGGTTCTTCTGTTACACCTAGAAGCAAAATAAGAAGTCTGTATGAAGATTTCTGTAAGAAAGATTATATAACCGGACCTCTTGAAAATACGGAGAATATGACTTTTGAAGAAAAAGGTATAGCAGCATATGAAAAATATATTAAGGATTATCTTAGGACAGTAGCTAGTATAGATGATTCTGTAGGTAGGATATTAGAAGAATTAGAGAATGAAGGTATAATAGATGATACAATCGTAATATATACTTCTGACCAGGGAATGTTTTTAGGAGAACATGATTATCAAGATAAAAGATGGAGTTATGAAGAAAGCTTGAAAGCGCCATTTTTGATAAGATATCCTAAGTTGATAAAAGAAAAAACTAATAGCAAGCGACTAGTTGCGAATATTGATATTGCACCTACTTTACTTGATATTGCTGGAATAGATATACCAGAAGAAATGCAGGGGATATCAGTCAAGAATATGCTTGCTAATGATGAACCTACTAGAGATGCTGTTTATTTTCGATATTGGATGCATCTAGCACACAGACATCATAATCCAGCTCATTATGGTATAAGAACTGATAAATGGAAATTGATATTCTATTATGGATTAGGATTAGATGCAAGTGGAGCATCAAGTGAGAAAACTCCTTCAGGGTGGGAATTATATGATATGGAGAATGACCCGAAAGAATTACATAATCTATATGACAATCCATCATATATTGAGACGATTAAAGAATTAAAAGAGAAATTGATTGAATTGAAAGCAAAATACAAAGACCAAGATTATGGTTATCAGGAATTAATTGAGGTCTATAATAGTACAAAATAG
- a CDS encoding arylsulfatase gives MKRPNIVFVLTDDQGYGDLGCHGNNIIKTPCIDNFYNESVRLKDFHVGPTCAPTRAGLMTGHYANSTGVWHTIGGRSLLRQDEWTIADALKENGYETGIFGKWHLGDTYPYRPSDRGFNKSIIHKGGGVGQTPDYWGNDYFDDTYYDDNQPKRFSGYCTDIFYNEAMKFIEEKRDNPFFCYIACNAPHEPYNVPQKYEDIYQDDNINKDRKKFYGMISNIDENFGKLINKLEELNIIDDTILIFMTDNGSSGGAVLDENEQVIDGYNGGFRGLKGSEYEGGHHVPFFIRYPRLGIQGGKDIDELTANIDFMPTILDLCNVEIPRNREVDGISLKNLLTGKDITLEERYVVTDSQRVTDPIKWKQSSVMKGNWRLINGTELYNIKNDTSQKVDVSNLYKDKVDNMRLAYDRWWDKVTGKIEQDVPILFGDNDCILTTHDTRGDGDDCAWNQGEIRAGKRTSSYWEIEIEKDGTYELEICRWPRTHRRNICEGIDGDDIIYNKKEIHDKYENWYTGGTSIDIEKVVIDICEKQYEIDVDNDDSSIVSNIDLVKGKTKAYIHFIDRNSRHYAAYYVYVRRLKKFD, from the coding sequence ATGAAAAGACCAAATATAGTTTTTGTACTAACTGATGATCAAGGTTACGGAGACCTTGGATGCCATGGTAACAATATCATAAAAACACCTTGTATAGATAATTTCTATAATGAATCTGTTAGATTAAAAGATTTTCATGTTGGACCAACTTGTGCTCCAACAAGAGCAGGATTAATGACTGGACACTATGCTAATTCAACAGGGGTTTGGCATACTATTGGAGGTCGTTCTTTACTTAGACAAGACGAATGGACTATTGCAGATGCATTAAAAGAAAATGGATATGAAACAGGTATATTCGGCAAATGGCATCTGGGTGATACTTATCCCTATAGACCATCTGACAGAGGATTCAATAAATCCATTATCCATAAAGGCGGAGGAGTAGGACAAACACCTGATTATTGGGGAAATGATTATTTTGACGATACATACTATGATGATAATCAACCCAAGAGATTTTCAGGATATTGTACAGATATTTTCTATAATGAGGCAATGAAATTCATAGAAGAAAAAAGAGATAATCCATTTTTTTGCTACATAGCTTGTAATGCTCCTCACGAGCCTTACAATGTTCCACAAAAATACGAGGACATATACCAAGATGATAATATCAACAAGGATAGAAAAAAATTCTATGGAATGATATCTAATATAGATGAAAATTTCGGAAAACTTATTAATAAATTAGAAGAGCTCAATATAATTGATGATACTATACTAATTTTTATGACTGATAATGGTTCTTCAGGTGGAGCAGTTCTAGATGAAAATGAACAAGTGATAGATGGGTATAACGGAGGTTTCAGAGGACTAAAGGGAAGTGAATATGAAGGTGGTCACCATGTACCATTTTTCATCAGATATCCAAGACTAGGCATACAAGGCGGTAAGGATATAGATGAATTAACTGCCAATATTGATTTTATGCCAACAATACTTGATTTATGTAATGTTGAAATACCTAGGAATAGAGAAGTGGATGGAATATCCCTTAAGAATCTATTGACTGGCAAAGATATAACTCTAGAAGAAAGATATGTGGTTACAGATTCTCAGAGAGTAACTGATCCGATTAAATGGAAACAGAGTTCTGTAATGAAAGGCAATTGGAGACTAATTAATGGCACAGAATTGTATAATATAAAAAATGATACGTCTCAAAAAGTGGATGTAAGTAATTTGTACAAGGATAAAGTGGACAATATGCGATTGGCTTATGATAGATGGTGGGATAAAGTCACTGGAAAAATTGAGCAGGATGTACCTATTTTGTTTGGAGATAATGATTGTATCCTGACAACTCATGATACTAGAGGAGATGGTGACGACTGTGCCTGGAATCAAGGTGAGATTAGAGCAGGGAAAAGAACATCTAGTTATTGGGAAATCGAAATAGAAAAAGATGGGACATATGAATTGGAGATATGCCGTTGGCCGAGAACACATAGAAGAAATATATGTGAAGGCATAGATGGTGATGATATCATATATAACAAAAAAGAGATACACGACAAATATGAAAACTGGTATACTGGTGGTACAAGTATTGATATAGAGAAAGTCGTAATTGATATATGTGAGAAACAATATGAAATTGATGTTGATAATGATGATTCAAGTATTGTTAGCAACATAGATTTAGTCAAAGGGAAAACAAAAGCTTATATTCATTTTATTGACAGAAATAGTAGACATTACGCAGCATATTATGTTTATGTGAGACGACTTAAAAAATTTGATTAA
- a CDS encoding uroporphyrinogen decarboxylase family protein: MAYSDGWAALNLEKTDRIPRTEYSASEHWELVKRVTGISIDSAKNSKEEKEKASSAFKKNWNYDFCWSILFNKEIFEGFCTSMGHAEFSAGGTDFDQSVNCPFNSPEEAFELDFFEQYGKKDMNVLVSKLNEHYKKNRTLNPDAVNMTGIYVSPISGLLEIFGWDMMLMAMGIDLTGFGEVLNRYSKWIKQYYEALAECDSPVIMVHDDIVWTSGPFTNPKWYREYLFPNYKKLFSPILEAGKKLIYTSDGNYNEFIDDIADAGVHGFVMEPTTDMKYIAEKYGKTHSFIGNADTRILLSGSKEDIYNEVKRCIDIGKDCNGFFMAVGNHIPSNTPIENALYYNEVYEKLSRR; the protein is encoded by the coding sequence ATGGCATATTCAGATGGATGGGCAGCATTAAATTTGGAAAAAACAGATAGGATACCTAGAACAGAATATTCCGCAAGCGAGCATTGGGAATTAGTGAAACGTGTAACTGGTATATCAATAGATAGTGCCAAAAACTCGAAAGAAGAAAAAGAAAAGGCTAGTTCAGCTTTTAAAAAGAATTGGAATTATGATTTTTGTTGGAGTATTTTATTCAATAAAGAAATATTTGAAGGATTTTGTACTAGTATGGGACACGCAGAATTCAGCGCAGGTGGCACTGATTTCGATCAGTCAGTCAATTGTCCATTTAATTCACCAGAAGAAGCTTTTGAACTAGATTTTTTTGAACAATATGGGAAAAAGGATATGAACGTATTAGTTTCAAAGCTTAATGAACATTATAAGAAAAATCGTACTTTGAATCCTGATGCAGTTAATATGACGGGAATTTATGTATCACCTATATCAGGTCTATTAGAGATTTTTGGTTGGGATATGATGCTAATGGCAATGGGAATAGATTTAACAGGTTTTGGAGAAGTCCTGAACAGATATTCGAAATGGATTAAGCAGTATTATGAAGCTCTAGCTGAATGTGATTCTCCAGTAATTATGGTACATGATGATATAGTATGGACTTCAGGACCTTTTACCAATCCTAAGTGGTATAGAGAGTACTTATTCCCTAATTATAAAAAATTATTTTCACCAATACTAGAAGCAGGTAAAAAACTTATATATACTTCAGACGGTAATTATAATGAGTTTATTGATGATATAGCAGATGCTGGTGTTCATGGTTTTGTTATGGAACCAACTACAGATATGAAATATATTGCAGAAAAATATGGCAAAACACATTCATTCATAGGAAATGCTGATACTAGAATTCTATTATCAGGCTCAAAAGAAGATATATACAATGAAGTAAAAAGATGTATAGATATAGGAAAAGATTGTAACGGCTTTTTTATGGCTGTAGGAAATCACATTCCATCTAATACTCCTATAGAAAATGCATTATATTACAATGAAGTTTACGAAAAATTAAGTAGAAGATAA
- a CDS encoding carbohydrate ABC transporter permease has translation MSKKSISKIILAVVLIIVSLIYILPILLMVLGSFKSQGEAILFDLSLPKKWLFSNYSYVFETGNILRGYMNSVITTVGSVIITLVVGSFAGIVISRRGDFKSNALYYYFVFGLTMTLQTVTTFALLKTFNLYGTYLGVIFVFVAVRMPFTIMTFASFVKGVPKEIDEAAIVDGCGPIRLVVNILLPILKPITITNLIITTISVWNNFIIPLYFFGTSTKWTVPLTVYGFFGMYSRNWHYVFAALVLTIIPIVTLYLILQKHIVEGMTSGAVKG, from the coding sequence ATGAGTAAGAAATCAATTAGTAAAATTATATTAGCTGTTGTTTTGATTATTGTATCTTTGATTTATATTTTACCGATTTTATTGATGGTTTTGGGCTCATTTAAGTCCCAAGGTGAAGCTATACTTTTTGATTTGAGTTTGCCTAAGAAATGGTTGTTCTCGAATTATTCTTATGTATTTGAGACAGGTAATATATTAAGAGGATATATGAATAGTGTTATTACAACTGTAGGATCTGTAATAATAACATTAGTTGTTGGTTCTTTTGCTGGTATAGTTATATCTAGAAGAGGTGATTTCAAAAGTAATGCTTTATATTATTACTTTGTTTTCGGATTAACTATGACACTTCAGACGGTGACTACATTTGCTTTACTAAAAACTTTTAATCTTTATGGAACTTACTTAGGAGTTATATTCGTTTTCGTAGCTGTAAGGATGCCATTCACTATTATGACATTTGCAAGTTTCGTAAAGGGAGTTCCAAAAGAGATAGATGAAGCAGCTATTGTTGATGGATGTGGACCAATAAGACTAGTAGTAAATATTCTATTACCAATTTTAAAACCTATAACAATAACTAATTTGATAATTACAACAATAAGTGTATGGAATAACTTCATAATACCACTTTATTTCTTTGGAACTTCAACTAAATGGACCGTTCCTTTAACGGTTTATGGATTCTTTGGTATGTATTCCAGAAATTGGCATTATGTATTTGCAGCTTTAGTTCTAACTATAATTCCTATTGTGACTTTATATTTAATATTGCAGAAACATATTGTAGAAGGTATGACATCAGGTGCAGTAAAAGGTTAG
- a CDS encoding carbohydrate ABC transporter permease: MKKDISRRFYPMWLATPAIVIYSLFFIIPVVLSLVLSFTDWNLLRITSPSFSGFKNYIELFKDPIFIKAIFNTLLFAITTCILKTVFGLLLALVLVKKFKGNSFLRTLYYLPCVLSTVVIGVLFTAILDTDGLLNNILNAIGLGNLATNWLGSYGTAMTSVILIESWMWAGFCMFIFISGLQAIPKDYYECADIEGCNKFQQFFKITLPLLVPSFTVVITLNISGALKVFDIIYVLTNGGPGFDTQVLNTYTYRSFGLGLLGESAASAIILSIIVVAISFFFNLKLKSKEVEM; encoded by the coding sequence ATGAAAAAAGATATAAGTAGAAGATTTTATCCAATGTGGCTTGCAACTCCAGCCATTGTTATATATTCGTTATTCTTTATTATTCCTGTAGTGTTATCTTTAGTGTTATCATTTACAGATTGGAATTTATTAAGAATTACATCACCTAGTTTTTCAGGATTTAAAAATTATATTGAACTATTCAAGGACCCAATATTCATAAAGGCAATATTCAATACATTATTATTTGCAATAACAACATGTATTCTGAAAACTGTATTCGGATTATTATTAGCGTTAGTTTTAGTTAAGAAATTTAAAGGAAATAGTTTCTTAAGGACTCTTTATTATCTTCCTTGTGTATTAAGTACAGTTGTAATAGGTGTTCTTTTCACAGCCATTCTAGATACAGATGGATTACTTAATAATATACTTAATGCCATAGGCCTAGGCAATCTAGCTACTAATTGGCTTGGCAGTTATGGTACAGCAATGACTTCAGTCATATTGATTGAATCTTGGATGTGGGCAGGATTTTGTATGTTTATTTTTATTTCTGGTCTACAAGCGATTCCAAAAGACTATTATGAATGTGCTGATATAGAAGGATGTAATAAATTCCAACAATTTTTCAAAATAACATTACCTCTACTTGTACCTTCTTTCACAGTTGTTATAACTCTTAACATATCAGGAGCTTTGAAAGTATTTGATATCATATATGTATTAACTAATGGTGGTCCAGGTTTCGATACTCAAGTATTAAATACTTATACATATAGATCTTTTGGATTGGGATTACTTGGAGAATCTGCTGCTTCAGCAATAATATTATCTATAATTGTAGTTGCTATTTCATTTTTCTTTAATCTGAAACTCAAATCAAAGGAGGTAGAAATGTAA
- a CDS encoding ABC transporter substrate-binding protein has translation MKKKGSKVISTLLIVLMVSLSLFGCSKSTDDKGTDKESNSDSGSSNKSVTVTAMIMQSRYTEGLQKMIQKLKDEENINVEAQIVPDDQYDNLMTLKLATGEAPDIIDYNVPQLFGIVDAEKNLADLSDEEWVSRLKSKENVEFNDKIYAFPFQELSGFQAIIYNVDVFEENGIDVPKTWDDVLAACETLKSKGVTPFFSPKDLWVPQIWMAAGYSKALGKDAYTFADELLTNKTKFTDHPELAQVIDTYIDLFNKGYVNEDYLSASLDKGLEMIANGKAAMLYGSNQVASMIVEAFPDVNINMVNPMMPFQDEDIVSAAAYSIGLTINKNAKEMETAKKILNLFSTPEYENLYFETKPGFPAFEGVDGGELNSFMVDIQRDYIEQGKTVPEMNQLLTAIQPLYNSTLWVYYLDAPGKGMTGAELLEKFQGDVEKLMKEKQAPGF, from the coding sequence ATGAAGAAAAAAGGTTCAAAAGTAATATCGACTTTATTAATAGTTTTAATGGTTTCTTTATCACTATTTGGATGTTCAAAGAGTACAGATGACAAAGGAACTGATAAAGAAAGTAATTCTGATTCGGGTTCAAGCAATAAATCAGTAACAGTTACTGCAATGATTATGCAGTCAAGATATACTGAAGGGTTACAAAAAATGATACAAAAATTAAAAGATGAAGAAAATATCAATGTGGAAGCACAGATTGTTCCTGATGATCAATATGATAATCTTATGACATTGAAATTAGCAACAGGAGAAGCACCAGATATTATTGATTATAATGTACCTCAATTATTCGGTATAGTAGATGCTGAAAAGAATTTAGCAGATCTTAGTGATGAAGAATGGGTAAGTCGTTTGAAGAGTAAAGAAAATGTTGAATTCAATGACAAAATATATGCTTTCCCATTTCAAGAGTTATCAGGTTTTCAAGCCATTATATATAATGTAGATGTATTTGAAGAAAATGGTATTGATGTACCAAAAACATGGGATGATGTTTTAGCTGCTTGTGAAACACTTAAAAGTAAAGGTGTTACTCCATTTTTCTCACCAAAAGATCTATGGGTTCCACAAATATGGATGGCAGCTGGTTATTCAAAAGCTTTAGGTAAGGATGCTTATACATTCGCAGATGAATTATTAACTAATAAAACTAAATTTACGGATCATCCTGAATTAGCACAGGTAATAGATACATATATTGATTTGTTTAATAAGGGCTATGTCAATGAAGATTATTTATCAGCTAGTTTAGATAAAGGTCTAGAAATGATTGCTAATGGTAAGGCAGCTATGCTTTATGGAAGTAATCAAGTTGCAAGCATGATTGTAGAAGCTTTCCCAGATGTTAATATTAATATGGTAAATCCTATGATGCCTTTCCAAGATGAAGATATAGTTAGTGCAGCTGCTTATTCAATTGGATTAACAATCAATAAAAATGCAAAAGAAATGGAAACTGCCAAGAAAATATTAAACTTATTCTCAACACCAGAATACGAAAATCTATATTTCGAGACAAAACCTGGTTTCCCAGCATTTGAGGGTGTTGATGGTGGTGAACTTAATTCATTTATGGTAGATATTCAAAGAGATTATATTGAGCAAGGAAAAACTGTTCCAGAGATGAATCAATTATTAACAGCTATTCAACCTTTATATAATTCAACACTTTGGGTATATTACTTAGATGCTCCAGGAAAAGGAATGACTGGTGCAGAGTTATTAGAAAAATTCCAAGGGGATGTAGAGAAACTTATGAAAGAAAAACAAGCACCTGGATTTTAA
- a CDS encoding sensor histidine kinase yields MIKKFKFQTKVFLSNIIIISFIMALLSICFYYFVVQVELDKADKNLNVYASKISDQYNDLLYYMDRTTLQLASNPTIIELFNEIPKDNSYNYFIEEPLITNNLIPLVISYNSKKDFTGRICLYNEFNDFFYSGTLSTNQEKVNDFLKNEVLDIRNEFSKGIFRLFTPPRDDPMNSKKQNSNNKKLFSIIRPIVNYSIYKAPNYGYIEIQQPVNKLDEMFTFLPDSVSGYIIDKNDTVIFSYNVNENISLEKLQKELYTYKNNNGHENPTLYNPTSKNKYLYSSSDIDEMETYILLVQPTKKVISSLIDFRVFILITAIIIICVVTTTQFLIIRKLTTPLRELRKHVNKVTLNNLSINIEHYENYNEFNKLNVAFNKMCDKLKESIDDRVKARTSELKSHLFALQSQMDPHFYHNILTIISVIADENNVSEITEICNKLSSMLRFSTSYDISQSTINEEIEHTLNYLQLMKIRYENLFTFDINVDEECKEIDVPKLIIQPLTENCFAHGFKKKRPPWDIKIDAMIKNDKWIVEVIDNGTGFSEESLTALNNFKDKFNIDRTHELLEDLNIGGLCLTNIFIRLSILYGDDMIFRVDSNQKQTKITIGGKINV; encoded by the coding sequence TTGATAAAAAAATTCAAATTCCAAACTAAGGTTTTTCTATCCAATATTATTATTATTTCTTTTATAATGGCTTTACTTTCTATATGTTTTTATTATTTTGTAGTACAAGTAGAACTTGATAAAGCAGATAAAAATCTCAATGTATATGCTTCAAAAATATCCGATCAATATAATGATCTATTATATTACATGGATAGGACTACGTTGCAACTAGCTTCCAATCCTACTATAATTGAATTATTTAATGAAATTCCAAAAGATAATTCTTATAACTATTTCATAGAAGAACCGCTTATCACTAATAACCTCATACCGTTAGTAATATCTTATAACTCCAAAAAGGATTTTACTGGACGTATTTGCTTATATAATGAATTTAATGATTTCTTCTATAGCGGAACTTTATCCACTAATCAAGAAAAAGTTAATGATTTCTTAAAAAACGAAGTATTAGATATACGTAATGAATTCTCCAAAGGTATATTTAGATTATTCACTCCTCCAAGAGATGATCCTATGAATTCAAAAAAACAGAATTCCAATAATAAGAAGTTATTCTCAATTATAAGACCTATTGTAAACTACTCTATATATAAAGCACCTAACTACGGATATATCGAAATACAGCAACCAGTAAACAAATTGGATGAGATGTTTACTTTTTTACCTGATTCGGTAAGTGGTTATATTATAGATAAAAATGATACCGTAATCTTTTCTTACAATGTTAATGAAAATATTTCATTAGAGAAATTACAAAAAGAATTGTACACTTACAAGAACAATAATGGCCATGAAAATCCAACTTTATATAATCCAACAAGCAAAAATAAATATTTGTATTCTAGTTCTGATATAGATGAGATGGAGACCTATATATTATTAGTCCAACCTACAAAAAAAGTGATTTCATCCCTTATTGATTTTAGGGTATTTATTCTAATCACAGCAATAATAATAATATGCGTCGTAACAACTACTCAATTTTTGATAATCAGGAAATTAACTACTCCACTTAGAGAATTACGTAAACATGTTAATAAAGTTACTCTCAATAATCTATCTATCAATATAGAACATTACGAGAATTATAACGAGTTCAACAAACTTAATGTAGCATTTAACAAAATGTGTGATAAACTAAAAGAATCTATAGATGATCGAGTGAAAGCACGTACTAGTGAACTAAAATCCCATTTGTTTGCTTTACAATCTCAGATGGATCCTCACTTTTATCATAATATATTGACAATAATCAGTGTAATCGCTGATGAAAACAATGTATCAGAAATAACAGAGATATGTAATAAGTTATCTAGTATGCTTCGCTTTTCAACTTCTTATGATATATCTCAAAGTACAATAAATGAAGAAATCGAACATACACTCAATTATCTTCAATTAATGAAGATCAGATATGAGAATCTTTTTACTTTTGATATAAATGTTGATGAAGAATGTAAAGAAATAGACGTTCCCAAATTAATTATCCAGCCATTAACAGAAAACTGTTTTGCTCATGGTTTCAAGAAAAAAAGACCCCCATGGGATATTAAAATTGATGCAATGATTAAAAATGACAAATGGATTGTTGAAGTTATAGATAATGGCACAGGATTTAGTGAAGAATCTCTAACAGCTCTAAATAATTTCAAAGACAAGTTTAATATAGATAGAACTCATGAATTGTTAGAAGACCTTAATATCGGAGGATTATGTTTGACTAATATATTTATTAGATTGAGCATATTATACGGAGACGATATGATATTTAGAGTTGATAGTAACCAAAAACAAACTAAAATAACTATTGGAGGCAAAATAAATGTATAA
- a CDS encoding response regulator transcription factor, with translation MYKVLVVEDEPPILRGICNAIKQVNPNFEITSTAYNGQDAVELLKKSSYDLVITDINMPINDGFYILEYITKNCPSTISVILTGYQEFDYAKKAIQYKVYDYLVKPINKQVLEKLLNSIDNHLKTQKRENKREKLISSVHTNTYIDKVNEALGENCYMFLLCAGSFPVTGYDSMTPGSSIWKTYNLESISKNIINENFSWIINGKTPSEQIIILAGNSKTCNTFSKSLFNMVSQQKIPITIVVSEQINNYSQIYPTHNLLRDFMYQNIIFGKSSLLFFKNPKNTKSNNNIFDEQKLNISLNYNSVTKTRTAVSNIIKSFNNKHITQQDLKNNLRKILYLINSSSKDNTINIESSLNEVIVNSFNYDSLLEGMDVLIKNCYNKTAIYSSDKKILVEDIKKYIDNHLSETISNQILSKIFGLVPSYISTIFKSHTDTILSEYIINKRIEKAKKLLLSDTNLLAKDVAKLVGYNDPLYFSKVFKKRTGIYPSKYKNKQY, from the coding sequence ATGTATAAAGTGTTAGTTGTTGAAGATGAACCCCCTATCCTAAGAGGTATTTGTAATGCTATCAAACAAGTTAATCCCAATTTTGAAATAACTTCAACTGCATATAACGGTCAAGATGCTGTTGAGTTACTAAAAAAAAGTTCATATGATTTAGTGATAACAGATATAAATATGCCTATAAATGATGGTTTTTATATTTTAGAGTATATCACTAAAAATTGTCCCAGCACTATATCTGTCATATTAACTGGATATCAAGAATTTGATTACGCAAAAAAAGCAATACAATACAAAGTATATGACTATTTGGTTAAACCTATAAATAAACAAGTATTAGAGAAATTACTGAATTCTATTGATAATCACCTAAAAACTCAAAAAAGAGAAAACAAAAGGGAAAAATTAATTTCTTCAGTACATACTAATACTTATATAGATAAAGTAAATGAAGCATTAGGTGAGAATTGCTATATGTTCTTGTTATGTGCAGGTTCCTTTCCCGTTACAGGATATGATTCTATGACACCAGGAAGCAGTATATGGAAAACTTATAATCTTGAATCTATATCAAAAAATATCATCAATGAAAATTTCAGTTGGATAATTAATGGGAAAACTCCTAGTGAACAAATAATTATACTAGCTGGTAACAGTAAAACTTGCAATACTTTTTCCAAAAGTTTGTTTAACATGGTATCCCAACAAAAAATACCTATCACAATAGTAGTTAGTGAACAGATAAATAATTACTCTCAAATATACCCTACTCACAATCTACTAAGAGATTTTATGTATCAAAATATCATTTTTGGTAAATCTAGTTTGCTATTTTTCAAAAACCCAAAAAATACTAAATCAAACAATAATATTTTTGATGAACAGAAACTAAATATTTCTCTAAATTATAATTCTGTTACTAAAACAAGAACAGCCGTTTCCAATATCATAAAATCATTTAACAATAAACATATTACACAACAGGATTTAAAGAATAATCTTAGAAAAATACTATACTTGATTAATTCTTCATCGAAAGATAATACCATTAATATAGAATCAAGTCTAAATGAAGTTATTGTTAACTCCTTTAATTATGATTCACTTCTAGAAGGCATGGATGTACTTATTAAAAATTGCTATAACAAAACTGCTATATACTCTTCCGACAAAAAAATACTTGTTGAAGATATAAAAAAATATATTGACAATCATTTATCAGAAACAATAAGCAATCAAATCTTATCTAAGATTTTTGGACTCGTTCCTTCATATATAAGTACAATTTTCAAATCACATACCGATACTATACTATCAGAGTATATAATTAATAAACGTATAGAAAAAGCCAAAAAACTGTTATTGTCTGACACTAACCTTTTAGCTAAAGATGTAGCTAAATTGGTAGGTTATAATGACCCGCTTTATTTTTCTAAAGTTTTCAAGAAAAGAACTGGTATATACCCTTCCAAATACAAAAACAAACAATAT